The DNA region GATGCGATCGGTTGCGGATGAATTCGGCCGCATCGACATTCTCATCAACAATGCCGCCATCTATCCGCGACGCGAATGGACCGAGATCACCGCCGAATCCTGGGACGACGTGATGGCCACCAACCTGAAGGGGTATTTCCTTTGCTCCCAGGCCGCGTTCCCGTATCTGAAGGCCAATGGCACGGGACGCATCATCAACATCGCGTCGATCACCTTCTTCGGGGGATGGTCGATGTTGCTCGACTACGTGACCTCGAAAGGGGGCATCGTCGGCTTCACCAGGGCGCTGGCGCGTGAGATCGGACCCGACGGCGTCACCGTCAATGCCATCTCGCCGGGCGCGTTCCCGACCGACGCGGAAAAGATTCATCCCAATCAGGATGCGTACACCCAAATGGTGCTCGACAGCCAAAGCGTGAAACGGCGAGGCACACCGAACGATATCGGCAATCTGGCGGTCTTTCTCTCGAGCGACGGCGGTTCGTTCATCAC from Thermomicrobiales bacterium includes:
- a CDS encoding SDR family oxidoreductase, yielding MRSVADEFGRIDILINNAAIYPRREWTEITAESWDDVMATNLKGYFLCSQAAFPYLKANGTGRIINIASITFFGGWSMLLDYVTSKGGIVGFTRALAREIGPDGVTVNAISPGAFPTDAEKIHPNQDAYTQMVLDSQSVKRRGTPNDIGNLAVFLSSDGGSFITGQLIQIDGGWVMH